Part of the Canis lupus dingo isolate Sandy chromosome 14, ASM325472v2, whole genome shotgun sequence genome, catttttatttccacataaTTTGTTGATTAATGTGgtattttaatgattaaatttaattcattttaccaGTAATTTTATGGAGATTGTAAGTGGCTCTCTATTCATcagatttgctttatttttactgTACTATTTATCAAGAAGAGATAACATTTTTGAACACTTGGGGAATTTCAAATTTTCATAGTCAGATGATGAATGTCATTCTCTTTTTGGTCtctattcagttatttttttattgtagtaagaatacttaacatgagatccaatgtattttttaaattgttattataGACAATATATGTGAAGTGCTATTCCACTGCATTTCCCTCATcatagtgatattgagcatcttttcatatacctgttttCCATTGGCTTATATTCTTTAAGTATATTCAGTTTTTTAATcaagttctttttgttgttgttgttgctattgaaGTGTAGgagttccttaaatattttggatattaatcccttatcagagaaatggtttgcaaatgttttctcccattttgtaggttgccttcaCTGTTGATTGTGTCCTTTACTTGCATATTTCCCATTCccttgacttttttgttttttgggtttttgtgtatgtgtgttttagttttttttttttgtttttttttttgcaaaagttaAGTAGACTCAATTAGGTAATAGCTATGGtcttgttctatttatttttcagaaaaaaattgtcttttgtgTATATTGAAATTTATCCAACCTGATTTAATGGttaatttggttttttttctctaattgagACAAAATTTACATAATTTCACTAGTTACCATACTGACATGTACAACttagtggtttttagtatgttcacaaTCTTATGAAACCATTAcgactatctaattccagaacatgtCTATCTTCCCCCTGCTAAAATCTTGTACCTGTTGGTAGTCAATCCCAATTCTCTCTTCCCATATCCTatggcaaaaataaaagattttttattttaaatcactgaGTTTGGGAGAGTTTGTAATATAACATTATTGCAGATAAGCTGACTTAACCACAGGTCTATAATTACAATTATGTAATGTatctatattttgtttaaatctaTTTATCATTATGATCTTTTTCCATAAactattcttccttttattttttcatagttttatttatttactcatgaggcacacagagagagaaagaggcagagagataggcagagggagaagcaggctccaggcaggaagcccgatgtgagacttgatcctgggactccgggatcacgccctgagccaaaggcaggcactcaaccgctgagccacccaggcgtccctattcttccttttatatttcttatcttggttaaataattttgtattagCACCGATGCATTAAAACTTCTTGATGTGCCACGAATGACTTTTGCTAATATAGCCCAAAAAATTTTTCTGGCTTTATATATCATAGTATTTCCACTGTCTCCTCACATACATAGGCTATATGCCAACCACAttgtacttcttccttttctctcaatgagccagtcatttaaaaaaaatttatattagaatttgaaaagcaattcattattttattatacaagATATTgtataataaaagcattttctagTAACATTTTGACAAATACATTAAATCCTAGAAATATGCCAACGACTTCCTTGCCACTGGTCAGCAAAAAGCAAATCCACGATTCTTATCCACAGATTCCAGTGGCAAAAGCTATGATTCACTTGTGGTGGTTTAGGTGACCATAGGTATCCTAGAAATAGCTTTTAATAAATTCTACACACCTTTTGTGCCTTGGTGAAATGTTGTTTACTTCCTTAGCAGCCTGGAACATTTTTACTTATCCTTCAAGACTGGTCCAAATGACTTTTCTTGTGACATCACTTCTGTTTTCCTGATAGAGTTAGCCCAtcactctccctgcttctcaCAGCACTATTGTAATATCTATCACATTatacagggttttttgtttgtttgtttttgtttttttttttctttcatgtctttctcCCAAGTAGCCCCTCATTACTTAAGGACATTGGTTTCACGTTAATTATCTTTGAATTCCTAGTCCCTAGCATAGTGACTGCTGGGACCAGGGTGCTGAATAGATGCTTGTAGCAGCCATGATGCTTCCCTCCCAttccacacacatgcacccatCATTTCTGAGCTTTGTTTTCCTGATTCATAAATCTTTCAGGGATTACATTGGCctgaagaaaaaatatccaatctATCATTGCTATAGTGGCAAATCACACCAACTGGCATGTCTGTTGCAGATTGCTACATGTGAAAACACTCTCAGCCCAATGTATCTGGATTCCCAGAAAGGCAACAGAAGCAGATATGTCACAAAAGCATGCAGCATCCCATACAAGACTTCaattccaaatggaaaaaaagaagtcctaCAGCCACCACAATGTAAAATGGAAGTCAACGCATGGGAAATAAAGCCTCCTGATTTCAGTTATAAACTGTATAAATCTTTGAGATTTCCAGAAAAATCATCAAGGACTAGTAAGGAAGAacaagggagggggaaaaaaagtaattttccaGAAACAATGCTTCACCTGCCCAACATAAGGAATCATTCCAAGAAGGTCAAATCCCCTCCTTTTATAACTACATTCCCACATCTGGATTCACATAAAGCAAAGTTAATGTTTGTGAAGAGTGGAAAATATCCAAATGGTGTATACCTCAATCCAAAACCACATGATTTTCGACAGGTACAGAAGTGTGTTTGActcaaaataacataaaacagataaggaaaaaaatatattatttttattcatttcttaagtGTGACTATTACATGGGCAAAAAAGGTATGtgcatataatatgtataaatctACATCTTTATTTCCGATGGAACACTATAGTTCAGATTTAGCAACAAATGACAGAGGAGAAAGGTAAGATCTTGGTTGATGTTTCAGCTGATGTTGATGATACAGTTTTCTCTGCCAGGTGGAATGAATGACTCTGGGATGGACTTTCTTAGTTTTTAGAACAGTTGGAACTTACATGTGATTGGGAAACAGACTTCAATTGCCAGTTTACAatctaaaaagtaataaaatcaattcatagaatgaacagataaataaataaaaattcattatttttattgacaaAGGGGGCATTATATTACTTTAACGAGTCTTTCTAATGATTAATAATTTAAACAATATGTGAGCAAGACTTAgattgataatttaaaatagcGGTGAGGAgtatatatttaaggaaatgcaaatgaggtCAAAATATAATTCCTCTAGAAACTGAATGTATCCTCTACTTAGGCCTataatttaatacataaataGGACTCTTGCTCAGTAATGAGGAAAGCAATAGGACTGATAATAcgaaaaaaaagctataaaaagaataaattttttcttggaaaatgtaAGAAAGCAGTTAGGAATGTGGCCTCTGGGATTAGATCATCTCTCCTTGTCCtcttatttctaataattttggACAAATTATTAAGTCTCTTATTTATAACATGAAATAACACTACTTCATATTTAATATGGTTCTTTTAACTAATGAAGGAGATGATTATTTACAAAGTACTTACAACAGGATCTGGGATACTGAGGTATTCAATGAGTGTTAACTCTTAGGAGGTCTTAGGATAAAAGCTACAAAATTCAAGAAGCCTTGATCCATAAACTTCTTTACTCATTTAGGGCATCCAAACCCTTCTATTTTCAGTAAATGAAGTATATTACCTTTTGGAGACAAGAGAGAGTCAATTAAATAGCATATGTCATTGGTTTATTCAAGAATTTCTCTAGTTACAGTTACAATTACAAAACTTAAGTGAGTAAAGTTCAAGGAATGggggatattttaattttagctgaATTAATTTGTGTTTATGAGAAAGTGTATTGGAGACAGTGCAATATAAATTGTGCAACCACCAGATgtcagtataattttttaaatgaacggggttctacattttatttgattaaataGTGATAAATCTTGTGTTGGAGTTTCCTTTGggacttttaatattttgctgtTTGCTTCAGCAGGATTTAGAATCACTCACAAAGAAGAGGACTGTCTAACCTCTGCCTGAGTTCATCCTTTTGTGCCACATTGATTCAGCTTTCAAGGAgaaacatttgtgattttttaagattAGTTTCTGGAAGTGTACAAATTCTATTTCAGTTCATATAAATTAGTTCATTTAAGtcatctagggatgcctgggtggctcagcggttgagcatctgcctttggctcaggactccgggatcgagttccgcatcacgctccctgcatggagtctgcttctccctctgcctgtgtctctgcctctctctctggctctctcacgattaataaataaaatctttaaaaaaaatttaagccatctaaaaaaaaattaagccatcTAAAAAAAGCACTTTGTGGTATAGCTTACTGAAAACAGTCAATTCTATGCCAGTCTCAGTAAGTTATTTTagctttgtgaaatatttttatgtccttGAAATAAACTCAGCTCCAGAAACATAACATGTAACcctatttcatttgaaaataaatgcaaattttgaaTGGATTCTTTTAGTTTCATGCTGTTAAAAATATTATGTCATTTATTCACACTAGGATATTTGAAGTACTCTATTCCACTATAAAATGAATTGGTTATACAGTATCTTGAATTAGATTATTCTTTCAAAGTTTAATTTGCAAGTTGTAAATGCTATAACAAAATCATCACAATTGCATTTTGCCAGTGAAATAAACAATACTTGTAAAAATCACATCACAAATACAATGTCAGTAGTAAACAATACTTATTAGTAATAGTAAAATCTTCTCTTTACATATCTAGTACCAACGTAATTTACCAAACTTCGTGACAGCTTGTGAAAGGGATCCTTTTGGATTAAAATTTAAGTCCAAACACTTAAGTACAGGTAAGTCATTATAAAGTTatgaatataacaaaaaataaactttctgcatTATCTTAATAGTAATACTTAGggttagctcagtcagttgggcctcacactcttgatttcagctcatgtcatgatctcagggttgtggaatagagccccatgttgggctctgtgctcagtgcagagtctgcatgagattctcttttcttctctctctgtccctcccttcacttgtgctttctctctaaataaatacatacatacatacatacatacatacataatctttaaaaaacagtgatacttgtaaaaacaaacaactaaaatgatttttttaacttatcatCTTTACTAATatggtaaattttttaaatgcccagtTAATTAATGGGAACAATCCACTTGCTTCATTatctacaatttttaaatattattggaGATTGAGTTTTTAACTCAAAGTGTTCTGTATAGAAAATCAATAGAATAAATGCTTAAGAGTATAGACCAGGAAGCAAACTGTCCCAAATTACCTAAACTATCTCTTGGTCTATCCATCTGTAGGTGGGAATGATAATAATTGAATCTATATCATAGAATTATTGTGAGCATTAAATACATTATACATATGTACATCACTTTgttaataatgtatatatagcACATGTTACCTGGTACgtggaaatacacacacacacacacaattattatCATGGTGCTATTTGAACAGTGTTTGTCCAGGGTTAACTTTGAATTATCTAGCATTCCTTATTTTGACAAGGATAAtaatacatgcatacatgcattctatatttacatattataattttatatcaattataaacaaaaaaataagatattaatagTGATTGTCCCTGAGTAATAGGGTAATGGttgaattttactttcttcttttaaaaatgacaatcaagtattttataattacaaaattaaattaatttgtttGTAAGTAATATACACATTTTAGCACGGGTCATATTGACAAAAACCTTGTCTATGTGTGTAATTAAAATGGGACATGTCAACTTTTCTTATGTGTACTATGTGTAAGTAACTGTGGAAAAAAATATCATGGATACTTTATAAGATCCAGTCTCCGATCTCAAGAAATGTGTAAGTAAAATTTAAGGTAGAAGGCAAAATATGCCAGTCAAGTCACAAAATACTACtgagaagtttaaaaagaaatttccagggAAATAAAAGGTAGGATTTGAATTGAAGTTTGAAGGTTGACATTAATTCCAGTAGAAATGGTGGGCAAgataaggaaaattttatttggatttgCATTATAAATTGTCATCAATGTATCTATCTTGGGCCCTAATCCCCAAGTATATTCTGAGAAATATCATGAACAAAGACCCATATAATTTCTAAGTTTCTCATTTGTCTCCATATCTGTAGTACATGGGCACCACTCACCAAAAGATGATAAACAGAAGAACAATACAGAAAGATTCATCACCTACAAGCCTCATGAATGCACCTGGGATTCAAAGCTAATTTTACTAAAAGCCCCGTGGCCTATTAAATCCGCTTCATACACAGTAAGCTTGACTTTCTCTTCCTCAGCTGTTGGGAAATGTCTCcaacactgtcattttttttaaaggtttatgaatctttttttttttaagattttatttatttattcttgagagacacagagagagagagagagaggcagagatacaggcagagggagaagcaggctccccacaaggagcctgatgtgggactccatccagcatcctgagatcatgccctgggccaaaggcagatgctcaaccactaagccacccaggggtccctccaaCACTGTTATTAATGATTGCTTTAATGCAGgagtttttaatttgttgttaGCATAAATAGGGAAAGATATTATCTCTAAAAGTAGAGCAGAAAGatctctgttttttcttaaaaatgcaaacagtGAATTATCCagaattttggattttcttttattattacaaaGATAGTTGGTATGGTGGATTGAAGCCTGAATAGTGTGAagaattttccccaaaatttacTCTCACCCCATTTGGAGCAGCCCATTGAGTGAACTGCATTCAGGAAGAAGACCTGACAAGAAGACTTTGTCATACCCTCATCAAAAGATTTTGAGAAAACACCCTTTACCATGGCTCAAATTCTACCCTGGATAAGTAAGGCTCCTTTGTATCCCTGTATGTTCAAAAACAGCAAGATGTGCATTTGGCATATGGAACaagtttttaaagtaaagattattaaatagcaattttaaaaagacaaacaacaatTAAAGTCAGTACATGTCTGCTTTTGCTAACTTCCTTTGTGTTATCTTCCTTAAGAGACACAGAAGGCGGCGAGATGTGTACAGTGCATTTATGGATCGTGTGGAAGAAAAGTTTACCCAAACATGCAAGAACAGGTGGGCAGATCCTTCAagatttgttgttattattaatttgttaGAGTTGGTACTCAAATGACTTTTTTCAATAATGTGTACTTTATCCTATAGAAGCTCCATCATAAGAATTGTAAATGAAGTATATGCATGATGCTTAAATCATTTTAAGTGGAGTCCGAGAGAATCCAGTCCTTTGATcagataaattattatttctctgaGATTCAATGGAATTTTGGAAAACTACCAGTGACTTTATCACAATTCCAGGTTTTGCCCAGATCCCCTCAGACTTCATCATTCTAGAACACATGCCAACCTGCCAAGAGTCAGCATCTGTATGTCCTTGCCCAGGGCTATCTGTGGCTGCTGGAGCTGCCCACAGCTAGCCAGAAGTGCTGGGGGTCACATCTCCCAGCAGCAGCCCTCAAGTAATAAGGGGGGTGACTGTTCTGCACTGCTGCTCCCCAGAAATCCCCCAGGGGGCCAAACTCCAGTTGTCCAGTAGTGACTTGCAATTTGTTGACTTCCTTCCTGTCTCACTTGGTCACATGCTTACCTTGTCACTATTTTACCTTCACTTGGGGACCCCCTATGTTTTCACTAGAATCCTTGCCAAGTACTGCTTGTGGGAAAGCCTAAACTATGACACCAGAAGGCAGTTAGTATAGTGACCTTAGAAGGCAGAAAGCCTGGCTTTGAATCTCAGCCTGGCCACGTGATCTTGGGCAGATTACTCAATCACACTCTTCCTCAgttcttcagctgtaaaatgggaataatatgcACTGTCCTTAGATTCAGACAAGGTGGAGGCATCTGAGTTAATTAATAGCTTTTCTTACCTCTCTTTATGTGCTTGTCAATGGTCTGTGGGAAGGGGGGGCATATTAACATAGTGAATAGAGTTTGAGTTTTGGATTCGGTCAAAATGGCTTCAAATCTTAACCAAATCACCTATAAACATAATCTTGAATGATTTGCTTACAATTTCTGAATCAATCTTTCTTAGATTTTAAGAGAGCTAATTGAAAGGGTATTATATATAAGCTGCTGGTAAAATCTCTCATATCTTCTGGATTGATTTATCATTGATTATTATTGTTAATGATAATATAGAGATAGGGCTTTGTATAACCATAGAAAGTTACTTAATGACTatggctcagttttctcatctgtaaaatgacaataataattaaCATCCATTTCATTGAGTTGTTGAGAGAAGTCAAAACTTTGTAAAACACGTGGGACATAGCACTGACAGTGATTACTAGATTACTAggtgttttagaaataaaaatttaaaaactctacatcttggggtgcctgggtggctcagtggttgagcttcggccttcagctcggg contains:
- the LOC112674836 gene encoding uncharacterized protein LOC112674836 isoform X1, with protein sequence MIATCENTLSPMYLDSQKGNRSRYVTKACSIPYKTSIPNGKKEVLQPPQCKMEVNAWEIKPPDFSYKLYKSLRFPEKSSRTSKEEQGRGKKSNFPETMLHLPNIRNHSKKVKSPPFITTFPHLDSHKAKLMFVKSGKYPNGVYLNPKPHDFRQYQRNLPNFVTACERDPFGLKFKSKHLSTVHGHHSPKDDKQKNNTERFITYKPHECTWDSKLILLKAPWPIKSASYTRHRRRRDVYSAFMDRVEEKFTQTCKNRLQSQRK
- the LOC112674836 gene encoding uncharacterized protein LOC112674836 isoform X2, whose protein sequence is MYQRNLPNFVTACERDPFGLKFKSKHLSTVHGHHSPKDDKQKNNTERFITYKPHECTWDSKLILLKAPWPIKSASYTRHRRRRDVYSAFMDRVEEKFTQTCKNRLQSQRK